A single genomic interval of Streptomyces sp. 1222.5 harbors:
- a CDS encoding DUF4032 domain-containing protein has protein sequence MALQISATNPEHPALLLALPWDVPLEEWPEEHLVPLPRGISRHVVRYARAGDEVIAVKELAERPALREYQLLRDLDRLGIPAVDPLAVVTGRTDGSGAPLEPVLVTRHLRGSMPYRSLFETTMRPATMHRLMDALAVLLVRLHLSGFAWGDCSLSNTLFRRDAGAYAAYLVDAETGDLHPRLSPGQREYDLDLARVNISGELLDLEASGALHPSVDPIEFGHEICTRYQGLWRELTRTSVYPAGEYHYIERRIRRLGELGFDVAEMQIEHSSGGDTVTFVPKVVDAGHHQRQLLRLTGLDTEENQARRLLNDLEGWMATQDDHAPGDPLAARPEVLAHRWVREVFRPTVRAVPPELRGSMDPAEIYHELLEHRWYLSERAQQDMGLDTAVTDYVENVLPRARGPVEPTTPE, from the coding sequence ATGGCCTTGCAGATCAGCGCCACGAACCCGGAGCACCCCGCGCTCCTGCTCGCCCTGCCCTGGGACGTGCCCCTGGAGGAGTGGCCCGAGGAACACCTCGTGCCGCTCCCCCGCGGCATCTCCCGGCACGTCGTCCGCTACGCGCGGGCCGGCGACGAGGTGATCGCCGTCAAGGAACTCGCCGAACGGCCCGCGCTGCGCGAGTATCAGCTGCTGCGCGATCTCGACCGGCTCGGCATCCCGGCCGTCGACCCCCTCGCCGTCGTCACCGGGCGCACCGACGGCTCGGGCGCCCCGCTGGAGCCGGTGCTGGTCACCCGGCATCTGCGTGGCTCGATGCCGTACCGGTCCTTGTTCGAGACGACCATGCGGCCCGCCACCATGCACCGGCTGATGGACGCCCTGGCCGTCCTGCTGGTCCGGCTCCACCTGTCCGGGTTCGCCTGGGGCGACTGCTCGCTGTCCAACACCCTGTTCCGGCGGGACGCGGGCGCCTACGCCGCCTACCTGGTCGACGCCGAGACCGGCGACCTGCACCCCCGGCTGAGCCCGGGGCAGCGGGAGTACGACCTCGACCTGGCCCGCGTGAACATCAGCGGCGAACTGCTCGACCTGGAGGCATCGGGCGCGCTGCACCCGTCCGTCGACCCGATCGAGTTCGGCCACGAGATCTGCACCCGCTACCAGGGGCTGTGGCGGGAACTGACCCGCACGTCGGTGTATCCGGCGGGCGAGTACCACTACATCGAGCGCCGGATCCGCCGCCTGGGCGAACTCGGCTTCGACGTGGCCGAGATGCAGATCGAGCACTCCTCCGGCGGCGACACCGTCACCTTCGTGCCGAAGGTCGTCGACGCCGGCCACCACCAGCGACAGCTGCTGCGGCTGACCGGCCTGGACACCGAGGAGAACCAGGCGCGGCGGCTGCTGAACGACCTGGAGGGCTGGATGGCCACCCAGGACGACCACGCCCCGGGCGACCCCCTCGCCGCCCGTCCCGAGGTGCTCGCCCACCGCTGGGTGCGGGAGGTGTTCCGGCCCACCGTACGGGCGGTGCCGCCGGAACTGCGCGGCTCCATGGACCCGGCCGAGATCTACCACGAGCTGCTCGAACACCGCTGGTACCTGTCCGAGCGGGCGCAGCAGGACATGGGTCTCGACACCGCCGTCACGGACTATGTCGAGAACGTGCTGCCCCGGGCCCGGGGCCCGGTGGAGCCGACCACCCCGGAGTAG
- a CDS encoding MBL fold metallo-hydrolase, translated as MRAEVQQVADGTYLVHGHHVNWVILKDGDAVTLVDTGYPGDREGLLGSLAEVGSAPEAVAAVLITHAHNDHLGSAEYLRAGHGTPVYLHPAEVPHARRDFLQQATIGDVVRNAWRPGVLPWAVHVLKVGGTDHNPVAAPEPFPAEGPLDLPGRPVPVHTPGHTDGHCVYHLPGAGLVISGDALVSGHATSRIKGPQLLHDFFHHERARALASLDVIGALDADTLLPGHGPVHHGPVRAAAEQARERAS; from the coding sequence ATGCGGGCAGAGGTACAGCAAGTGGCCGACGGCACCTATCTGGTGCACGGCCACCACGTCAACTGGGTCATCCTGAAGGACGGTGACGCGGTCACGCTCGTCGACACCGGCTATCCGGGCGACCGCGAGGGGCTCCTCGGCTCCCTCGCCGAGGTGGGCAGCGCCCCGGAGGCGGTCGCCGCCGTGCTGATCACCCACGCGCACAACGACCACCTGGGCTCGGCCGAGTACCTGCGCGCCGGCCACGGCACGCCGGTGTATCTGCACCCGGCCGAAGTACCGCACGCCCGGCGGGACTTCCTGCAGCAGGCGACCATCGGCGACGTGGTCCGCAACGCCTGGCGGCCGGGTGTGCTGCCCTGGGCCGTGCACGTCCTCAAGGTCGGCGGCACCGACCACAACCCCGTCGCCGCGCCCGAGCCGTTCCCGGCCGAGGGCCCGCTGGACCTGCCCGGCCGCCCGGTGCCCGTGCACACCCCCGGTCACACGGACGGCCACTGCGTCTACCACCTGCCCGGGGCCGGCCTCGTGATCTCCGGGGACGCCCTGGTCAGCGGGCACGCGACCTCACGGATCAAGGGCCCGCAGCTGCTCCACGACTTCTTCCACCACGAGCGGGCGCGGGCGCTCGCCTCCTTGGACGTCATCGGCGCGCTCGACGCCGACACCCTGCTGCCCGGACACGGGCCCGTCCACCATGGCCCGGTGCGCGCCGCGGCGGAACAGGCCAGGGAACGGGCCTCCTAG
- a CDS encoding alpha-ketoglutarate-dependent dioxygenase AlkB, which yields MSTHLQGSLFDQTDELRLGRLDGLSRTALGAGAWIDVLPGWLSGADALFEQLAAEVPWRAEQRKMYDNVVAVPRLLAYYRAGEPLPHPVLDEARTALSRHYAEELGEPFTTAGLCFYRDGRDSVAWHGDRIGRGARQDTMVAILSVGEPRDLLLRPAGGGDRTVRRPLGHGDLIVMGGSCQRTWEHCVPKTARAAGPRISVQFRPDGVR from the coding sequence ATGTCCACGCACCTCCAGGGCTCCCTGTTCGACCAGACCGACGAGCTGCGGCTCGGCCGGCTCGACGGACTGAGCCGGACCGCGCTGGGCGCCGGTGCCTGGATCGACGTCCTCCCGGGCTGGCTGAGCGGCGCCGACGCCCTGTTCGAACAGCTCGCCGCCGAGGTCCCTTGGCGGGCCGAGCAGCGGAAGATGTACGACAACGTCGTGGCCGTACCCCGCCTGCTGGCCTACTACAGGGCGGGCGAACCGCTGCCCCACCCCGTGCTGGACGAGGCCCGCACCGCGCTGTCCCGGCACTACGCCGAGGAGCTGGGCGAGCCGTTCACCACCGCCGGGCTGTGCTTCTACCGCGACGGCCGGGACAGCGTGGCCTGGCACGGCGACCGCATCGGGCGGGGCGCTCGCCAGGACACCATGGTCGCGATCCTGTCCGTGGGCGAACCCCGGGACCTGCTGCTGCGCCCGGCGGGCGGCGGCGACCGGACCGTGCGGCGGCCGCTCGGCCACGGCGACCTGATCGTGATGGGCGGCTCCTGCCAGCGCACCTGGGAGCACTGCGTGCCCAAGACCGCGCGGGCCGCGGGCCCGCGCATCAGCGTCCAGTTCCGGCCGGACGGCGTGCGCTGA
- a CDS encoding TetR/AcrR family transcriptional regulator: MEETAKRVTRRRVRTRARLLDAAFEVFAGKGFGRVSIEEICEAAGFSRGAFYSNFATLDELFFALYQERADLIASQVAEALAQDGPDLDVPASVDRVTDVLLLDVDWLLVKTDFLVHAARDPDVARALLDHRTRLREAIADRLRRARGHTALPAVLGGVDGAAHAVVAAYDGVTTQLLLDRDVETARRWLKQLLTALLTDGGGTPG; encoded by the coding sequence ATGGAAGAGACGGCGAAGCGGGTCACCCGGCGGCGGGTCCGCACCCGGGCCAGGCTGCTCGACGCCGCCTTCGAGGTGTTCGCGGGAAAGGGCTTCGGGCGGGTCTCGATCGAGGAGATCTGCGAGGCCGCCGGGTTCAGCAGAGGCGCCTTCTACTCGAACTTCGCCACCCTGGACGAGCTGTTCTTCGCGCTCTACCAGGAGCGCGCCGACCTCATCGCCTCCCAGGTGGCCGAGGCCCTCGCCCAGGACGGACCCGACCTCGACGTGCCCGCCTCCGTGGACCGGGTCACCGACGTGCTGCTGCTCGACGTGGACTGGCTGCTGGTGAAGACCGACTTCCTGGTGCACGCCGCCCGCGACCCGGACGTCGCCCGGGCCCTCCTCGACCACCGCACCCGGCTCCGGGAGGCGATCGCCGACCGGCTCCGCAGAGCCCGGGGCCACACCGCACTGCCCGCCGTGCTCGGCGGTGTCGACGGAGCCGCCCACGCCGTGGTCGCCGCGTACGACGGTGTCACCACCCAGCTGCTGCTCGACCGGGACGTCGAGACCGCACGCCGCTGGCTCAAGCAGCTGCTCACCGCGCTGCTCACGGACGGCGGCGGCACCCCCGGCTGA
- a CDS encoding FAD-binding dehydrogenase, whose translation MDADVIVVGAGLAGLVAAHELTSRGRRVALVDQENAANLGGQAFWSFGGLFLVDSPEQRRLGIKDSFDLAWNDWRGSAGFDRLEDEDSWAVRWARAYVQFAAGEKRTWLQGHGIELLPTVGWAERGDLRADGHGNSVPRFHVAWGTGTGVVEPFVGHARQAARDGLLTFHHRHRVDELVIEDGAARGVRGTLLAADDAPRGVASNRDRIGDFALTAQAVIVTTGGIGADHDIVRRYWPERLGTPPAEMVTGVPAYVDGRMLDISAEAGVRLVNRDRMWHYTEGLQNWNPVWPGHGIRILPGPSSIWLDALGRRLPDPCLPGYDTLNTLKYLRTTEDIAAYDHSWFVLTRKIIEKEFALSGSEQNPDITAKDRKAVLRDRLLGKGAPGPVQAFLDKGADFVTADTLEQLVGKMNDLTGKPLLEAAEVRRQIEARDLQMANPYSKDAQVQGIRNARRYIGDRLGRVAAPHRILDPAAGPLIGVRMHVLTRKTLGGIQTDLDSRALGTDGTAIDGLYAAGEVAGFGGGGVHGYNALEGTFLGGCLFSGRAAGRHAARQTG comes from the coding sequence ATGGACGCGGACGTCATCGTCGTCGGAGCGGGCCTCGCCGGCCTCGTCGCGGCGCACGAACTCACCAGCCGGGGCCGCCGGGTGGCCCTGGTCGACCAGGAGAACGCCGCCAACCTCGGCGGCCAGGCGTTCTGGTCCTTCGGCGGGCTCTTCCTCGTCGACTCCCCGGAGCAGCGCCGCCTCGGCATCAAGGACTCCTTCGACCTGGCCTGGAACGACTGGCGCGGCAGCGCGGGATTCGACCGGCTGGAGGACGAGGACTCCTGGGCCGTGCGCTGGGCCCGCGCCTACGTCCAGTTCGCGGCCGGTGAGAAGCGGACCTGGCTCCAGGGGCACGGCATCGAGCTGCTGCCCACCGTCGGCTGGGCCGAGCGCGGCGACCTGCGCGCGGACGGGCACGGCAACTCCGTACCCCGCTTCCACGTCGCCTGGGGCACCGGTACCGGGGTCGTCGAACCCTTCGTCGGACACGCCCGGCAGGCCGCCCGGGACGGGCTGCTGACCTTCCACCACCGCCACCGGGTCGACGAGCTCGTCATCGAGGACGGCGCCGCCCGCGGAGTGCGCGGCACGCTCCTCGCCGCCGACGACGCACCCCGCGGCGTCGCCTCCAACCGCGACCGGATCGGCGACTTCGCCCTCACCGCCCAGGCCGTGATCGTCACGACCGGCGGCATCGGCGCCGACCACGACATCGTCCGCCGCTACTGGCCCGAACGCCTCGGCACACCCCCCGCCGAGATGGTCACGGGCGTCCCCGCCTACGTCGACGGCCGGATGCTCGACATCAGCGCCGAGGCCGGCGTACGGCTGGTCAACCGGGACCGGATGTGGCACTACACCGAGGGCCTGCAGAACTGGAACCCCGTCTGGCCCGGCCACGGCATCCGCATCCTGCCCGGCCCGTCCTCCATCTGGCTGGACGCGCTCGGCCGCCGGCTGCCCGACCCCTGCCTGCCGGGCTACGACACCCTGAACACCCTCAAGTACCTGCGCACCACCGAGGACATCGCCGCGTACGACCACTCGTGGTTCGTCCTCACCCGGAAGATCATCGAGAAGGAGTTCGCGCTCTCCGGCTCCGAGCAGAACCCGGACATCACCGCCAAGGACCGCAAGGCCGTGCTGCGCGACCGGCTGCTCGGCAAGGGCGCCCCCGGCCCGGTGCAGGCCTTCCTCGACAAGGGCGCGGACTTCGTCACCGCGGACACCCTGGAGCAGCTGGTCGGCAAGATGAACGACCTGACCGGCAAGCCGCTGCTGGAAGCGGCCGAGGTCCGCCGCCAGATCGAGGCCCGCGACCTGCAGATGGCCAACCCCTACAGCAAGGACGCTCAGGTCCAGGGCATCCGCAACGCCCGCCGCTACATCGGCGACCGGCTGGGCCGGGTGGCCGCGCCCCACCGCATCCTGGACCCGGCGGCCGGCCCCTTGATCGGCGTGCGGATGCACGTGCTCACCCGCAAGACCCTCGGCGGCATCCAGACCGACCTCGACTCCCGGGCCCTCGGCACCGACGGCACCGCCATCGACGGACTGTACGCGGCGGGCGAGGTGGCCGGCTTCGGCGGCGGCGGGGTCCACGGCTACAACGCCCTGGAGGGCACCTTCCTCGGTGGCTGTCTCTTCTCAGGACGCGCCGCGGGCCGGCACGCGGCCCGCCAGACGGGCTGA
- a CDS encoding DUF488 domain-containing protein has product MSVSVRRIYEPPEPDDGLRVLVDRLWPRGLAKEAAHVDEWPKGLTPSTELRQWYHAGEGSYDEFRRRYEAELDAPEPAELLDGLRKSAREGHVTLLTASKNPDSSHAHVLAGLLEG; this is encoded by the coding sequence GTGAGCGTGAGCGTGCGCCGGATCTACGAACCGCCCGAGCCGGACGACGGACTTCGGGTCCTGGTCGACCGGCTGTGGCCGCGCGGCCTCGCCAAGGAGGCGGCCCACGTGGACGAGTGGCCGAAAGGGCTCACCCCGTCGACCGAGCTGCGCCAGTGGTACCACGCGGGCGAGGGCTCGTACGACGAGTTCCGCCGCCGCTACGAGGCGGAACTCGACGCCCCCGAGCCCGCCGAACTGCTCGACGGCCTCAGGAAGTCGGCCCGCGAGGGGCACGTGACCCTGCTGACGGCGTCGAAGAACCCGGACTCGAGCCATGCGCACGTGCTGGCGGGGCTGCTGGAGGGCTGA
- a CDS encoding M1 family metallopeptidase, protein MTPPSRQPARRRTAGLRREAVLATVPVAIAALLSAAGPAAASTTGTSGAGDPYFPLAGNGGYHVGHYDLTLRYDTRERRLDGKAVLTARATQRLTRFDLDLKGLKVTSVTVDRTAAAFRRSGQELVVTPRHALPAGRSFRVTVAYHGTPKPVTDPDGSADGWIPTDDGAFVAGEPQGAMTWFPANNHPKDKSSYDFTITVPKGRTAVANGRLLGRSTAHGRTTFRWRETRPMAAYLATATVGTFKVEQYTTPDGIQVYNAVDPREARAAAPVLKKLPAVLAWESKLFGPYPFRAAGSIVDHAPDVGYALETQTRPLYDSAPDLSTLVHESAHQWFGDSVSLTAWKDIWLNEGFATYAEWLYAEQHGGPSAQKTFDALYARPAGDDLWAYPPGNPGNGGNLFGSPVYARGAMTLHELRRAVGDVTFFRILRAWTAAHGGGHGTTAQFVRLAEEKSGKPLDALFHTWLYTKGKPTGA, encoded by the coding sequence GTGACGCCACCGAGCAGACAGCCCGCCCGACGCCGGACCGCCGGGCTCCGCCGTGAGGCGGTCCTCGCCACCGTTCCCGTCGCGATAGCGGCACTCCTCTCCGCCGCCGGGCCCGCGGCGGCGAGCACCACCGGAACGTCCGGCGCCGGCGACCCGTACTTCCCGCTCGCCGGCAACGGCGGCTACCACGTCGGCCACTACGACCTGACGCTCCGTTACGACACCCGGGAACGCCGGCTCGACGGCAAGGCCGTGCTCACCGCCCGCGCCACCCAGCGGCTCACCCGCTTCGACCTCGACCTCAAGGGCCTGAAGGTCACCTCGGTCACCGTCGACCGCACCGCGGCGGCCTTCCGCCGCTCCGGCCAGGAACTCGTCGTCACCCCGCGCCACGCCCTGCCCGCGGGCCGGTCCTTCCGTGTCACCGTCGCCTACCACGGCACCCCGAAGCCGGTCACCGACCCGGACGGCTCGGCGGACGGCTGGATCCCCACCGACGACGGCGCGTTCGTCGCGGGCGAGCCACAGGGCGCGATGACCTGGTTCCCGGCGAACAACCACCCGAAGGACAAGTCGTCGTACGACTTCACGATCACCGTGCCCAAGGGACGCACCGCCGTCGCCAACGGCCGTCTGCTCGGGCGGAGCACCGCGCACGGACGCACCACCTTCCGCTGGCGCGAGACCCGCCCCATGGCGGCCTACCTGGCGACCGCCACCGTCGGCACGTTCAAGGTCGAGCAGTACACCACCCCCGACGGCATACAGGTCTACAACGCCGTCGACCCGCGCGAGGCGCGGGCGGCCGCACCGGTGCTGAAGAAGCTGCCCGCCGTCCTCGCCTGGGAGAGCAAGCTGTTCGGGCCGTACCCGTTCCGGGCCGCCGGATCGATCGTCGACCACGCCCCGGACGTCGGCTACGCCCTGGAGACCCAGACCCGGCCCCTCTACGACTCCGCGCCCGACCTGAGCACCCTCGTGCACGAGAGCGCCCACCAGTGGTTCGGCGACTCGGTGTCCCTGACGGCCTGGAAGGACATCTGGCTCAACGAGGGCTTCGCCACCTACGCCGAGTGGCTCTACGCCGAGCAACACGGCGGCCCCAGCGCCCAGAAGACCTTCGACGCCCTCTACGCCCGCCCCGCGGGCGACGACCTGTGGGCCTACCCGCCCGGGAACCCGGGCAACGGCGGGAACCTCTTCGGCAGCCCCGTCTACGCCCGTGGCGCGATGACCCTGCACGAACTGCGGCGTGCCGTCGGCGACGTGACGTTCTTCCGGATCCTGCGCGCCTGGACGGCCGCGCACGGCGGCGGACACGGCACGACCGCACAGTTCGTGAGGCTTGCCGAGGAGAAGTCGGGGAAGCCGTTGGACGCTCTGTTCCACACCTGGCTGTACACGAAGGGCAAGCCGACCGGCGCCTGA
- a CDS encoding L,D-transpeptidase family protein, which produces MIQRRTAVALLASPLLLTGCGGAEATERRTPTGRPAPTDTPVPEITAEQAPQGIPGLGPERSAAIPDRCEQAVVVTGRGRNSPLCTVVLHQRSATGWQPGPRWPGHNALRGWSAHHLSGDLRSPLGVYTLSDAGGLLADPGSRLPYHHSGGFHSPGTGFEGEPLDGSFDYVVAIDYNRRRGTSPLDWTRPLGPARGGGVWLHVDHGGPTHGCVSVAKAHMKELLRTLDPHRHPVVVMGYADWLAG; this is translated from the coding sequence ATGATCCAACGCCGAACCGCCGTCGCACTCCTCGCCTCCCCGCTGCTGCTCACCGGCTGCGGCGGAGCCGAGGCGACCGAGCGCCGGACGCCGACCGGGCGTCCGGCGCCCACGGACACCCCCGTCCCCGAGATCACGGCGGAACAGGCTCCGCAGGGCATACCCGGCCTCGGCCCCGAGCGGTCGGCGGCGATACCGGACCGCTGCGAGCAGGCCGTCGTCGTCACCGGACGCGGCCGGAACTCCCCGCTGTGCACGGTCGTTTTGCACCAGCGCTCCGCCACCGGCTGGCAGCCGGGCCCCCGTTGGCCGGGCCACAACGCGCTGCGCGGCTGGAGCGCCCACCACCTCTCCGGCGACCTGCGCTCCCCGCTCGGGGTCTACACCCTCTCCGACGCCGGCGGCCTGCTCGCGGACCCCGGCAGCAGGCTGCCGTACCACCACTCCGGCGGATTCCACTCGCCCGGCACCGGCTTCGAGGGCGAACCGCTCGACGGGTCCTTCGACTACGTCGTCGCCATCGACTACAACCGCAGGCGCGGCACCTCGCCCCTCGACTGGACCCGCCCCCTGGGCCCGGCCCGGGGCGGGGGCGTCTGGCTGCACGTCGACCACGGCGGGCCCACGCACGGCTGCGTCAGCGTCGCCAAGGCGCACATGAAGGAACTCCTGCGCACCCTCGACCCGCACCGGCACCCGGTCGTCGTCATGGGGTACGCCGACTGGCTCGCCGGCTGA
- a CDS encoding response regulator transcription factor translates to MCAHVLVAEDDEKQAELIRRSLLAEGHTATVVHDGAAALDAVRRLRPDLVVLDLMLPVVDGFGVCRVLRGGEDPDIPVVMLTARSAEDDVLLGLELGADDYMTKPYSPRELMARIRTVLRRGGRGGGTRDEGPVVQAAGISVDPVRYEVRRDGVPVECTPAEFQILLAMAGEPDRVFTRRQLLQCTRGLDRASTERAVDVHIMNLRRKIEADPRRPSRLLTVFGVGYKLSGARP, encoded by the coding sequence GTGTGCGCACATGTACTGGTCGCCGAGGACGACGAGAAGCAGGCCGAACTGATCCGCCGCTCCCTCCTGGCCGAGGGACACACCGCCACGGTGGTGCACGACGGCGCGGCGGCCCTCGACGCCGTCCGCCGCCTCAGACCCGACCTGGTCGTCCTCGACCTGATGCTGCCGGTCGTCGACGGCTTCGGTGTCTGCCGGGTGCTGCGCGGCGGCGAGGACCCGGACATCCCCGTGGTGATGCTCACCGCCCGCTCCGCCGAGGACGACGTGCTGCTCGGCCTCGAACTGGGCGCCGACGACTACATGACCAAGCCGTACAGCCCGCGCGAGCTGATGGCCCGCATCCGCACGGTCCTCAGGCGCGGCGGGCGGGGCGGCGGCACCCGGGACGAGGGCCCCGTGGTCCAGGCCGCCGGGATCAGCGTCGACCCGGTACGGTACGAGGTGCGGCGCGACGGCGTACCGGTGGAGTGCACACCGGCGGAGTTCCAGATCCTGCTGGCCATGGCCGGGGAACCCGACCGGGTGTTCACCCGGCGGCAGTTGCTGCAGTGCACGCGCGGCCTCGACCGGGCCTCCACCGAACGGGCCGTCGACGTGCACATCATGAACCTGCGCCGGAAGATCGAGGCCGACCCGCGCAGACCGTCCCGGCTGCTCACCGTGTTCGGCGTCGGCTACAAGCTGAGCGGTGCCCGGCCGTGA
- a CDS encoding cell wall metabolism sensor histidine kinase WalK: MRRRAPDGRRGRRIPLRKRLLVRLLFVSALIAVCSVAATAWLAVTTTTSALKEEQGQDLAADNSILAQLSGYAATHADWADVRHTVRDLAARTGRRIALTTADRTLVADSAPRGTPLPPRPAATVDPLRTDTYTESGAQLSGIDPRVVGPYRLPVKERRKLEALAARRKQCFARHGLQPAVERMANGRPVVTLGDGTDAADYGATECEDGRLNIPTPTEEKAIGTLSELARPCLRQAGLDFGGRLFLTFDPSGKDPFGGGYLLAKYAALKKGEVARTAQHCILAARRTQLEPYVAPVTELFLGIGDQTPSRFDMSPANKAKVVGAAGLVLAVTVAVTAVVAVRLVRPLRALTEAAGAPPELHVRVPVTTRDETGILAEAFNDLTERRARLEAQRKAMVSDIAHELRSPLTNIRGWLEVVRDGVVEPEPALLDSLHEEALVLQRIIDDLQDLAAADAGTLRLHREPLRAGDLFDQVAAVHRVAFDAAGVTLRTEADPAAWLDADPVRMRQALGNLVSNALRHTPADGTVALAARRDGDEVVLTVTDTGPGIAAEDLPHVFERFWRAEKSRSRRTGGSGLGLPIVRHLVAAHGGTAEAGGEPGEGAVLTLRLPATRPPREEP; the protein is encoded by the coding sequence GTGAGGCGCCGGGCACCGGACGGCCGGCGCGGACGCCGGATACCGCTGCGCAAACGGCTCCTCGTGCGCCTGCTGTTCGTCTCCGCCCTGATCGCGGTCTGCTCGGTGGCCGCCACCGCCTGGCTCGCGGTGACCACCACCACCAGCGCCCTGAAGGAGGAACAGGGCCAGGACCTCGCCGCCGACAACAGCATCCTCGCGCAGCTGAGCGGTTACGCCGCCACCCACGCGGACTGGGCGGACGTCCGGCACACCGTGCGGGACCTGGCCGCCAGGACCGGACGCCGGATCGCCCTCACCACCGCGGACCGGACCCTCGTCGCCGACTCCGCGCCGCGCGGCACCCCGCTGCCGCCCCGGCCCGCCGCCACCGTCGACCCGCTGCGCACCGACACCTACACCGAGTCCGGCGCCCAGCTCAGCGGCATCGACCCCCGTGTGGTGGGCCCCTACCGGCTGCCGGTGAAGGAACGCCGGAAGCTGGAGGCACTGGCCGCCCGGCGCAAGCAGTGCTTCGCACGCCACGGACTCCAGCCCGCCGTCGAACGGATGGCGAACGGGCGGCCGGTGGTCACCCTCGGCGACGGCACCGACGCGGCCGACTACGGCGCGACGGAGTGCGAGGACGGGCGGCTGAACATCCCCACCCCGACCGAGGAGAAGGCCATCGGCACCCTCTCGGAACTCGCCCGGCCCTGTCTGCGACAGGCCGGGCTGGACTTCGGCGGACGCCTCTTCCTCACCTTCGACCCCAGCGGGAAGGACCCCTTCGGCGGCGGATACCTGCTCGCCAAGTACGCCGCCCTGAAGAAGGGCGAGGTCGCGAGGACGGCCCAGCACTGCATCCTGGCCGCCCGCCGCACCCAGCTGGAGCCGTACGTGGCCCCGGTGACCGAGCTGTTCCTCGGCATCGGCGACCAGACGCCCTCCCGGTTCGACATGTCCCCGGCCAACAAGGCCAAGGTGGTCGGCGCCGCGGGTCTGGTCCTCGCCGTGACCGTCGCCGTGACGGCCGTCGTCGCCGTGCGGCTGGTACGGCCCCTGCGCGCACTCACCGAGGCCGCCGGAGCCCCGCCCGAACTGCACGTACGGGTACCGGTCACCACCCGGGACGAGACCGGCATCCTCGCCGAGGCCTTCAACGACCTGACCGAGCGCCGCGCCCGCCTGGAGGCTCAGCGCAAGGCGATGGTCAGCGACATCGCGCACGAGCTGCGCAGCCCCCTCACCAACATCCGCGGCTGGCTGGAGGTCGTCCGCGACGGCGTCGTCGAGCCCGAACCCGCCCTGCTGGACTCCCTGCACGAAGAGGCGCTGGTCCTCCAGCGGATCATCGACGACCTGCAGGACCTCGCCGCAGCCGACGCCGGCACCCTGCGCCTGCACCGCGAACCGCTGCGCGCCGGGGACCTGTTCGACCAGGTCGCCGCCGTCCACCGGGTCGCCTTCGACGCGGCCGGGGTCACACTGCGCACCGAGGCCGACCCCGCCGCCTGGCTGGACGCCGACCCGGTGCGGATGCGCCAGGCCCTCGGCAACCTGGTCTCCAACGCGCTGCGCCACACCCCCGCCGACGGCACCGTCGCACTCGCCGCGCGCCGGGACGGGGACGAGGTCGTCCTCACCGTCACCGACACCGGCCCGGGCATCGCGGCCGAGGATCTGCCGCACGTCTTCGAACGGTTCTGGCGGGCGGAGAAGTCCCGCAGCCGCCGCACCGGGGGCAGCGGCCTCGGCCTGCCGATCGTCCGTCACCTGGTGGCGGCCCACGGCGGTACGGCCGAGGCGGGGGGCGAGCCCGGTGAGGGCGCGGTCCTCACCCTGCGGCTGCCGGCCACGAGGCCGCCGCGGGAGGAGCCCTGA
- a CDS encoding WhiB family transcriptional regulator, whose translation MENWRTDAACRNEDPDLFFPIGTTGPAQVQAQQAKAVCGHCPVREQCLDWALDTGQSIGIWGGTTELERRALRRRARSRPRSG comes from the coding sequence ATGGAGAACTGGCGCACCGACGCCGCGTGCCGTAACGAGGACCCCGATCTGTTCTTCCCCATCGGCACCACCGGACCCGCTCAGGTGCAGGCCCAGCAGGCGAAGGCGGTGTGCGGGCACTGCCCCGTCCGGGAGCAGTGCCTGGACTGGGCGCTGGACACGGGCCAGAGCATCGGCATCTGGGGCGGCACGACCGAGCTGGAACGCCGTGCGCTGCGCCGCCGCGCCCGCTCGCGGCCGCGTTCCGGCTGA